Proteins co-encoded in one Malus domestica chromosome 09, GDT2T_hap1 genomic window:
- the LOC103443693 gene encoding LOW QUALITY PROTEIN: agamous-like MADS-box protein AGL29 (The sequence of the model RefSeq protein was modified relative to this genomic sequence to represent the inferred CDS: substituted 2 bases at 2 genomic stop codons), which yields MAKSPDNRITNKDTENGKKESKSRRSVEIKKVEDKNKRHVTFSKRKRGLFNKTAELSVLTGAETGAIVVSNSGKVFCFVSPSPDAIIERYVSHNASLSAGQLDIYHPQINNTHRSTNSXYEXYSKKQIQDYEKASRLLKEEKILKGGKKSTSNNNGGDEGGCSYGWWERPIGMMSSLEELEEYREAMYKLKHNVEVRTNQLIRETTHSDHFSSLVYG from the coding sequence ATGGCTAAGAGTCCTGATAATAGGATCACAAACAAAGATACTGAGAATGGGAAAAAGGAGAGCAAAAGTCGAAGAAGTGTTGAAATAAAGAAAGTTGAAGACAAGAACAAGCGTCACGTGACCTTCTCCAAGCGCAAAAGGGGTCTCTTCAACAAAACAGCAGAGCTCAGCGTTTTGACTGGTGCTGAGACGGGAGCAATCGTTGTGTCGAACAGTGGCAAGGTGTTCTGCTTCGTAAGTCCCTCCCCTGACGCCATTATCGAACGCTACGTTAGTCACAATGCCTCATTATCTGCAGGTCAACTAGATATTTATCATCCTCAAATAAACAACACTCATCGTTCTACTAATTCTTAATATGAGTAGTATAGTAAGAAGCAAATACAAGATTACGAGAAAGCTTCGAGACTCTTGAAGGAAGAGAAAATATTGAAGGGTGGGAAGAAAAGTACAAGTAACAACAATGGAGGAGATGAAGGAGGTTGTTCTTATGGGTGGTGGGAGAGACCGATTGGAATGATGAGTAGTTTGGAGGAGTTAGAAGAGTACAGGGAAGCCATGTACAAGTTGAAGCACAATGTGGAGGTTCGAACCAATCAGCTGATTCGGGAAACTACTCATTCCGATCACTTCTCCTCTCTTGTCTATGGATGA